In one window of Methanolobus mangrovi DNA:
- the engB gene encoding GTP-binding protein EngB, with amino-acid sequence MAKKIDEFEGINFEILFAGRSNVGKSSVLKQITGKNVKVGKRPGVTLKPTHIRYSDLLLTDLPGFGFMSGVKDRKQDIVKDQIVRYIENNAERISLAVLVIDGATFLDIVQRWEERNEIPIDIEIFELFKELGIDTILAVNKTDKIGDGELDTTLDRICDKLEMLPPWKQWIDCVAPTCAKKGDLKSLKSLIRQRLHDVKRDDLFQYF; translated from the coding sequence ATGGCAAAAAAAATAGATGAATTTGAAGGTATTAATTTTGAGATACTCTTTGCAGGAAGATCGAACGTAGGTAAATCTTCCGTTTTAAAGCAGATAACAGGAAAGAACGTCAAAGTGGGCAAACGCCCGGGTGTGACACTAAAACCTACCCACATACGTTACTCTGACCTGCTGCTTACAGACCTTCCTGGTTTTGGCTTCATGAGCGGTGTGAAGGACCGCAAGCAGGATATTGTGAAAGACCAGATCGTACGATATATTGAGAATAATGCAGAAAGGATAAGTCTTGCAGTATTGGTTATTGACGGTGCGACTTTTCTCGATATTGTGCAGAGATGGGAAGAAAGGAACGAGATTCCTATTGATATCGAAATATTTGAGTTGTTCAAGGAGCTTGGTATCGATACGATCCTGGCGGTCAATAAGACTGACAAGATCGGTGATGGTGAACTCGATACGACCCTGGATAGGATATGTGATAAACTTGAAATGCTGCCACCATGGAAGCAGTGGATAGATTGTGTGGCTCCTACATGTGCCAAAAAAGGTGATCTTAAATCCCTGAAATCACTTATCAGGCAGAGATTGCATGATGTAAAAAGAGATGATCTGTTCCAGTATTTCTGA
- a CDS encoding RAD55 family ATPase has product MRIKTGVEGFDEMVQGGLLAERVYLVSGPPGSGKTTFCVQYLAHGAALGEVGLYVTLLESPQNIIDDMSNYSISVVPLIKMRKLLFADLGPRMEYGFMDEMSEYITPEYEVSATSNEHEAPSPAMVFREIAAYVAEYNVKRLVIDSVSAIRFTTRDMSLQEKEMSRFIRNLKKLGCTTILISEMTDPSAYSTEQFAAHGVIFMHNFLYDRTMTRALQVIKMRGTMHDCNMRSVNFSDRGLVVTDLLE; this is encoded by the coding sequence ATGAGGATAAAGACAGGTGTAGAGGGTTTTGACGAAATGGTGCAAGGCGGATTGCTTGCAGAACGTGTTTACCTTGTAAGTGGTCCACCGGGTAGCGGTAAGACTACTTTTTGTGTGCAGTATCTGGCGCATGGTGCAGCCCTTGGTGAAGTAGGTCTTTATGTAACATTACTTGAAAGTCCGCAAAATATCATTGATGATATGTCCAACTACTCTATTAGTGTGGTCCCTCTCATAAAAATGAGAAAACTGCTTTTTGCAGACCTTGGTCCACGAATGGAATATGGATTCATGGATGAAATGAGCGAATATATCACTCCTGAATATGAGGTCTCAGCGACTTCAAACGAGCATGAAGCTCCTTCTCCTGCTATGGTATTCAGGGAAATAGCAGCCTATGTGGCAGAATATAATGTCAAAAGGCTGGTAATAGATTCCGTCTCCGCAATAAGGTTCACCACAAGGGACATGTCCCTTCAGGAAAAAGAAATGAGCCGTTTCATAAGGAATCTTAAGAAACTGGGCTGTACTACTATACTCATATCTGAAATGACCGATCCAAGTGCTTATTCCACTGAACAGTTTGCAGCACATGGTGTTATTTTCATGCATAATTTCCTCTATGACCGGACAATGACCCGTGCATTGCAGGTTATTAAAATGAGAGGTACAATGCATGATTGCAATATGCGCTCAGTAAATTTCAGTGACAGAGGACTTGTAGTCACTGATCTTCTTGAGTGA
- a CDS encoding tyrosine-type recombinase/integrase, giving the protein MELYDYNKKIANAENLILNSPYSEKNKELIFEFVNVLYAEGISTARVLKYLSSLHNLSKWFNKPFPEITKTDVYKLVGDLERSDRSVWTKRDYRVVLKRFFRWMNNDKDPEITAWISTNVKQKDRKMPEELLTEEEVKKMLEVAEHPRDAAIVAVWYDSGGRVGENGTRSIKHIGFDQYGSYEIVKGKTGMRRVRLVMSTPYIAAWLSIHPMKNDPEAPLWVNIGRHSHGKPMKYDAIRMVLKRLAKKAGIKKRVYPHLFRHTRATELANHLTQAQMESHLGWIHGSDMPGTYIHLSGQQVDDAILSIYGLVKDEDRKPILTSVNCPRCKTMNGPTSDFCCSCGMALNASAATNIDDMQQLGMQLLLEIGAKDPKDVRELQGYLGKLKEVLSDNSSASISDE; this is encoded by the coding sequence ATGGAATTATACGACTATAACAAAAAGATTGCCAATGCTGAAAATCTTATTTTGAATTCTCCTTACTCTGAAAAGAACAAAGAGCTTATCTTCGAGTTTGTAAATGTGCTCTATGCAGAAGGCATATCAACTGCTCGCGTTTTGAAATATCTTAGTTCTCTCCATAATCTGTCAAAGTGGTTCAATAAACCTTTTCCGGAAATTACCAAAACAGATGTTTATAAATTGGTAGGTGATCTGGAAAGGTCCGATCGTAGTGTTTGGACCAAACGAGACTATCGCGTTGTTTTGAAAAGGTTCTTTAGATGGATGAACAATGACAAAGATCCAGAGATTACTGCATGGATCTCTACAAATGTCAAGCAAAAAGACCGTAAGATGCCTGAAGAACTACTCACTGAAGAAGAAGTCAAGAAAATGCTCGAGGTTGCAGAGCACCCTAGGGATGCTGCAATTGTAGCTGTTTGGTATGATTCTGGGGGACGTGTTGGTGAGAATGGTACTCGCAGCATCAAACATATTGGATTTGATCAATATGGTTCCTACGAGATTGTAAAAGGCAAAACAGGAATGCGTAGAGTTAGATTGGTTATGTCAACTCCTTACATTGCAGCATGGCTTTCAATTCATCCGATGAAAAATGATCCAGAGGCCCCTCTTTGGGTAAACATCGGTAGACATTCTCATGGAAAACCAATGAAATATGATGCAATCCGGATGGTTCTCAAAAGATTGGCTAAAAAAGCAGGAATAAAAAAGCGAGTATATCCTCATCTTTTCAGACATACAAGAGCCACAGAATTAGCAAACCATCTTACCCAAGCACAAATGGAATCCCATCTTGGATGGATACATGGATCGGATATGCCTGGAACATACATTCATTTGTCCGGTCAACAAGTGGATGATGCTATATTGAGTATATATGGATTGGTTAAAGACGAAGATAGAAAGCCGATACTTACATCTGTGAACTGTCCACGTTGCAAGACCATGAATGGGCCAACATCCGATTTCTGCTGTAGTTGTGGAATGGCACTCAATGCATCTGCAGCAACTAATATCGATGACATGCAACAGTTGGGTATGCAGTTGCTTCTTGAAATAGGAGCAAAGGATCCAAAGGATGTCCGGGAGTTGCAGGGATATCTGGGTAAATTGAAGGAAGTGTTGTCTGACAACAGCTCAGCTTCAATAAGTGACGAGTAG
- a CDS encoding DHHA1 domain-containing protein yields the protein MTIPNKHEKHSTLILTHGDSDGVCSGAIAKSAYPDSDVYFTSPLGILDELQLADGYKNVIICDIAVDETKCVDLFRRLEEIASNSNLTYIDHHPLPDKCISVDWMYHDLTVCASELTYKVFEKRLSRDMRRVAIYGAIGDYYDNTPSVKEWLRDWDKRSLFFQAGTLIQALIYSGRNYDFKRKLLLPLSHDIIPTEIPNVFKYAKEGADLEEKLRIHVKKEVRTLENLAYVVDPNGYMSKSAIYAASYGRRDVGIAAEYRYKRNAYDMSMRSRGTVDLNKLLRRITPQFGGSGGGHAAAAGARVPKESFEAFLREFNKAIGEEKRKVKVD from the coding sequence ATGACAATACCCAATAAACATGAAAAACATAGTACTTTGATCCTGACCCATGGGGATTCGGATGGTGTTTGTTCAGGTGCCATTGCAAAGAGTGCTTATCCTGATTCTGATGTTTATTTCACATCACCTCTGGGTATACTGGATGAGCTGCAGCTTGCAGATGGTTATAAGAATGTAATAATATGCGATATCGCCGTCGATGAGACTAAATGTGTCGACCTCTTCAGGCGGCTTGAAGAAATTGCGTCAAATTCCAATCTTACATATATCGATCATCATCCTTTGCCTGATAAATGTATAAGTGTGGACTGGATGTACCACGATCTGACGGTTTGTGCATCGGAGCTTACCTATAAGGTATTTGAAAAGAGACTTAGCCGGGATATGCGCAGGGTGGCCATATACGGTGCCATAGGGGATTACTATGATAACACTCCGTCTGTAAAAGAGTGGCTGCGTGATTGGGATAAGAGAAGTCTTTTCTTCCAGGCTGGAACGCTTATACAGGCACTTATCTATTCCGGAAGGAATTATGATTTCAAAAGGAAGCTACTTTTACCGCTTTCACATGATATTATCCCTACAGAGATTCCTAATGTGTTCAAATATGCAAAGGAAGGTGCAGATCTTGAGGAAAAGCTGCGTATCCATGTAAAGAAAGAGGTCAGGACTCTTGAGAACCTGGCATACGTGGTGGACCCTAACGGTTATATGTCAAAGTCTGCTATATACGCTGCTTCTTATGGAAGAAGGGATGTGGGTATTGCGGCCGAGTACAGGTATAAGAGAAATGCCTACGATATGAGTATGCGTTCGCGGGGTACAGTGGATCTTAATAAGCTCTTACGTCGGATAACCCCGCAATTCGGTGGCAGTGGTGGCGGTCATGCAGCTGCTGCAGGTGCGAGAGTACCAAAAGAATCTTTTGAAGCATTTCTCCGTGAGTTCAATAAGGCTATCGGAGAAGAAAAACGTAAGGTCAAAGTGGATTAA
- a CDS encoding BatD family protein has protein sequence MLAKKVFYLSFIVFILFTSSAMAYTVDDIEWSDSSDASGTLHWGGTLKCDEYTIKAEDFNEGGYVSIGIYRDGQLQKKSPARAGEGFEFRDTEKGDDLRIFVKTVTLNIDEWTGNMEDPTVAIEVYERGIPEMDIVIEPEQDTYDPRTISYPTIIATIAITNEGDAKAYDMDVDIDVDGMELIDGKLSHHLISIDEDEVLDPIEIKLEIPHYWEETDVDITVTTRSEDINGEIHEDVETETITIEPVVELMITKSATEEIYMDETAHVSVSIWNNGIYSLSSVSVTNPTTGDLEIQDSVDNEVTLSFTSKETKAKVFEYTLKPTKTGKYSMPAATATFTAPDGKEYTFTSEKPTIQIDGPDIVLTKDVSPSSVNPGDDVTVKVTVKNQGTRDASVHTSETIPEDVVFLSGDLSFDDVAVHGKTYSYSYVLKVNEIGELKLPATTGTFIDFEDYKGEKISNMPIITVLDPSPEPEESTSASSSGANTDQQVSTSDQGSTYTSDIAEDRVEPGFEASFMILALFGVYFVSRRKDRS, from the coding sequence ATGTTAGCAAAAAAAGTTTTTTATCTGTCATTCATTGTTTTCATTTTGTTTACTTCTTCTGCAATGGCTTATACCGTTGATGATATTGAATGGAGTGACAGTTCTGATGCAAGTGGAACCCTACACTGGGGTGGTACACTTAAATGTGACGAATACACGATAAAAGCGGAAGATTTCAATGAGGGTGGCTATGTAAGTATTGGTATCTACCGTGACGGACAACTACAAAAGAAATCGCCCGCACGCGCCGGTGAAGGTTTTGAATTCCGTGATACGGAAAAGGGTGATGATCTTCGTATCTTTGTAAAAACTGTGACTCTCAACATTGATGAGTGGACCGGCAATATGGAAGATCCGACTGTTGCCATAGAGGTTTACGAAAGGGGCATACCTGAGATGGACATTGTGATCGAGCCTGAACAGGATACATATGATCCGCGGACAATTTCCTATCCAACTATAATTGCAACGATTGCTATCACCAATGAAGGTGATGCCAAAGCATATGATATGGATGTGGATATTGATGTGGATGGTATGGAACTGATAGATGGCAAGTTGAGTCATCATCTTATTTCTATCGATGAGGATGAAGTACTCGATCCAATAGAGATCAAACTGGAAATCCCACATTACTGGGAAGAGACAGATGTGGACATTACTGTTACAACAAGATCAGAAGATATCAATGGTGAAATACACGAAGACGTTGAAACGGAAACTATCACCATAGAACCGGTAGTAGAACTGATGATCACAAAGAGTGCCACTGAAGAAATATACATGGATGAGACTGCACATGTTTCTGTCAGTATATGGAACAATGGTATCTACAGCCTTAGTTCGGTGTCAGTCACCAACCCAACTACAGGTGATCTTGAAATCCAGGACAGTGTTGATAATGAAGTTACACTTTCTTTCACTTCAAAGGAAACAAAGGCAAAGGTATTTGAATATACTTTAAAGCCTACAAAGACTGGCAAATATTCAATGCCGGCAGCAACTGCTACTTTTACTGCTCCTGATGGAAAAGAATATACCTTCACTTCAGAAAAGCCCACTATCCAAATAGATGGTCCTGATATTGTTCTTACTAAAGATGTAAGTCCTTCATCTGTAAACCCCGGTGACGATGTTACTGTAAAGGTCACAGTGAAGAATCAGGGCACAAGGGACGCAAGCGTTCATACATCTGAAACTATTCCTGAAGATGTTGTTTTTTTAAGTGGGGATCTTAGTTTTGATGATGTTGCCGTGCATGGTAAGACCTACTCATATTCTTATGTCCTTAAAGTAAATGAGATTGGAGAACTGAAGCTTCCTGCGACGACTGGAACATTCATTGATTTTGAGGACTATAAGGGTGAAAAGATATCCAATATGCCAATAATCACTGTGCTTGATCCGTCACCAGAACCTGAAGAGAGTACATCTGCCAGCAGTTCAGGCGCTAACACTGATCAGCAGGTAAGTACCAGTGACCAGGGGTCAACCTATACCAGTGATATTGCTGAGGATAGGGTAGAGCCCGGCTTTGAAGCAAGCTTTATGATACTGGCGCTTTTCGGAGTTTATTTCGTATCCAGACGCAAAGACAGGTCATGA
- a CDS encoding geranylgeranyl reductase family protein: protein MKPEDSYDIIIVGAGPAGSTAAMYAAEKDLSVLLIEKKKDIGVPLQCGGFLPHYPILQELVPNAELPVTLEEIPSNCIHATASYQRFIAPNGISKGFDVDADAIDRRRFDKHLAKEAGKAGAHILVGTNVTEVEGTKLFMDGAFGEFEVEGKVIIGADGPNSIVGKANNMLRDDDPMGTGIAFEYELAGVDVDKDAVEMYFGKDYVPGGYAWIISQGGDTANIGVGIREALFEQHLCARDYLERFMYKHPIASEKLSGASITSVVAGLVPVGGAPKVTANHNTLLAGDAAGHIIATNGGGISTAMVGGKLAGETAAEFLAGKCQLQDYETRWRQQMGLEIKTAVYVRKLMDKLMLSDRLMSTAIKMITPEQMKAIQCGQLPEPVRKTLLKLNVGLS from the coding sequence ATGAAACCTGAAGACTCATATGACATAATCATTGTGGGTGCTGGGCCAGCCGGCTCCACAGCAGCCATGTACGCAGCTGAAAAAGACCTCTCCGTACTCCTGATAGAAAAGAAAAAGGACATAGGAGTACCACTGCAATGTGGAGGCTTCCTCCCCCATTATCCCATTCTGCAGGAACTCGTACCTAATGCAGAACTTCCTGTCACCCTTGAAGAGATCCCTTCAAACTGCATACACGCAACAGCCTCATACCAGCGTTTCATAGCTCCGAATGGCATATCCAAAGGTTTTGATGTGGATGCCGATGCCATTGACAGAAGACGCTTTGACAAACATCTCGCAAAAGAAGCAGGTAAAGCCGGAGCACACATACTTGTCGGAACAAATGTCACCGAAGTAGAAGGCACAAAACTCTTCATGGACGGAGCATTCGGCGAATTCGAAGTAGAAGGCAAAGTGATCATAGGAGCAGACGGTCCCAACTCAATCGTAGGAAAAGCCAACAACATGTTGCGTGATGATGACCCCATGGGAACGGGCATTGCCTTTGAATATGAGCTTGCTGGCGTAGACGTAGACAAAGACGCTGTGGAAATGTACTTCGGCAAAGATTATGTCCCCGGTGGATACGCATGGATAATCTCCCAGGGAGGCGACACAGCAAACATCGGTGTCGGCATCAGGGAAGCTCTTTTCGAACAACACCTCTGTGCCAGGGATTATCTGGAACGTTTCATGTACAAGCACCCCATAGCCAGTGAAAAGCTCAGTGGAGCATCCATCACTTCCGTTGTAGCAGGACTCGTGCCCGTAGGTGGAGCACCAAAAGTAACTGCAAATCATAATACACTTCTGGCAGGAGATGCTGCCGGCCATATAATCGCAACCAATGGAGGCGGCATATCAACCGCAATGGTCGGGGGCAAACTTGCAGGTGAGACTGCTGCTGAATTCCTGGCAGGTAAATGCCAGCTTCAGGACTATGAGACCCGATGGCGACAGCAGATGGGACTTGAGATAAAGACTGCAGTCTATGTCCGCAAACTAATGGACAAGCTCATGCTTTCCGACAGGCTTATGTCCACAGCCATCAAAATGATAACTCCGGAACAGATGAAAGCCATCCAGTGTGGACAACTTCCGGAACCTGTCAGGAAGACATTATTAAAACTGAACGTGGGACTCAGTTGA
- a CDS encoding COG1361 family protein, with amino-acid sequence MRLRILLFIGLAVLLVNSCIVAGAQSDETEWLDAQEYTLYWGDEINHSGYLITASDFSPAKPTDDENDYVMLTISSIYHDSWGAILANNTGISNNTVFDERLNITAIEIITGNDIPVPYATLSVAIANSTGSLPVKIKWMDATFEFEERISNEVYIDERAYFSLKIKNLKEIPLESVSISKFIPQEFVFDPDSEIQWNLSFDPYETKTLEYSLKALKPGTYEFNGSLITVEYNGRIYSKELNTSDLTIHGPFLNISKSVSTDSVGLHDQINITLNVANEGDRSVRLAVSDQLPIGAVLISGDTGVNSVLHSDSSISLSYSVRMDKAGDIIIPAGQAKFVDSKEYEGIVYSEKQLIHVLDPDETIYAESYDDSAYFDETSYDGEYQDIGDISETVADVAEEEEDHGKLQFLYDILGSITGFLKNTKDKIL; translated from the coding sequence ATGAGGCTTCGAATACTTCTGTTCATCGGACTGGCTGTGCTATTGGTAAATTCCTGCATTGTTGCGGGCGCACAGTCAGATGAAACCGAATGGCTTGATGCTCAGGAGTATACTCTTTACTGGGGAGATGAAATAAATCATAGCGGGTACCTCATAACAGCATCTGATTTTTCCCCGGCTAAACCAACAGATGATGAAAATGATTACGTTATGCTCACCATATCAAGCATTTACCATGATTCGTGGGGTGCAATACTAGCTAATAATACGGGTATATCCAACAACACTGTTTTTGATGAGCGGCTTAACATAACAGCTATTGAAATTATTACTGGCAATGACATTCCTGTTCCATATGCTACTCTCAGTGTTGCTATTGCTAATTCAACGGGTTCTTTACCTGTGAAAATAAAATGGATGGATGCAACATTTGAATTTGAAGAGCGAATCAGCAATGAAGTGTATATTGATGAAAGGGCTTATTTTTCGCTGAAAATAAAGAACCTGAAAGAAATTCCTCTGGAATCGGTCAGTATCAGTAAGTTCATTCCACAGGAATTCGTCTTTGATCCGGACTCTGAGATACAATGGAACCTTTCATTCGATCCTTATGAGACAAAGACGCTGGAATATTCACTTAAGGCTTTGAAACCGGGAACTTATGAATTCAATGGTTCTCTGATTACAGTTGAATATAATGGAAGGATTTATTCCAAAGAACTGAATACTTCAGACCTGACAATTCATGGTCCATTCCTGAATATAAGTAAATCAGTGTCTACTGATAGTGTCGGCTTGCATGATCAGATCAATATAACCCTAAATGTTGCTAATGAAGGTGACAGGTCGGTTCGTTTAGCGGTTTCAGATCAACTGCCTATAGGTGCTGTTCTTATTTCCGGTGATACTGGAGTAAACAGTGTTCTCCATTCGGATAGTAGCATTTCATTAAGTTATTCAGTACGTATGGACAAGGCAGGAGATATTATCATACCTGCGGGCCAGGCAAAATTTGTTGACTCAAAGGAATATGAAGGAATAGTTTACTCGGAGAAACAGCTGATACATGTTCTGGATCCTGATGAAACAATATATGCCGAATCCTATGATGATTCAGCTTATTTTGATGAGACTTCGTATGATGGCGAATATCAGGATATAGGCGATATTTCAGAAACTGTTGCTGATGTAGCTGAAGAAGAAGAAGATCATGGGAAGTTACAGTTCTTGTATGACATTCTGGGTTCCATAACCGGATTCCTGAAGAATACTAAAGACAAAATACTATAA
- a CDS encoding FKBP-type peptidyl-prolyl cis-trans isomerase: protein MAIEKGDFIKINYTGKFNEGQIFDTTDEQLAKDNGIYNPRGVYGGDVVIVGSGHTIKGLDEDFVGKEVGYTGSITIAPEKAFGPHNPALVETVSITKLTEQFKDQRPYQGMPVELNGRRGVIVQIIGRRVRVDLNHALAGKEVEYEYTIEEKIEDKIAKAQGLLSLYTGMPEIEIEVTDDVIRVFTPIELGFNQRWMVSKLTIASELIDKLGIPNLEYVEKHPYVPPTAVTEAEAPEAPAEEEKAEATEE from the coding sequence TTGGCAATTGAGAAAGGCGATTTCATAAAAATAAACTATACCGGTAAGTTCAATGAAGGACAGATCTTTGACACAACCGATGAACAGCTTGCAAAGGACAATGGCATCTACAATCCACGCGGTGTTTACGGTGGAGATGTTGTAATTGTTGGCTCCGGCCACACTATTAAGGGTCTTGATGAGGATTTCGTTGGTAAGGAAGTCGGATATACCGGTTCCATTACAATAGCTCCTGAGAAGGCATTCGGTCCACACAATCCTGCTCTTGTTGAGACAGTTTCCATTACAAAGCTCACTGAGCAGTTCAAGGACCAGAGGCCATACCAGGGAATGCCTGTGGAACTTAACGGAAGGCGCGGTGTCATTGTACAGATCATTGGCCGCAGGGTACGCGTAGACCTCAACCATGCTCTTGCAGGTAAGGAAGTCGAGTACGAGTACACCATCGAAGAGAAGATCGAGGACAAGATCGCTAAGGCACAGGGCCTTCTTTCACTCTACACCGGAATGCCTGAGATCGAGATAGAAGTAACTGATGATGTTATCAGAGTATTCACTCCTATCGAGCTCGGATTCAACCAGAGATGGATGGTCTCAAAGCTTACCATCGCAAGCGAACTTATTGACAAGCTCGGCATTCCTAACCTGGAATACGTCGAGAAGCACCCATACGTTCCTCCAACCGCTGTGACAGAGGCAGAAGCCCCTGAAGCTCCTGCAGAGGAAGAAAAAGCTGAAGCAACAGAGGAATAA
- a CDS encoding gamma-glutamylcyclotransferase family protein: MYIFVYGTLKKGDPNHRLLDGSKYICTTRTIEKYTMLDLGLFPGVLKDEKSSQSSPSFIHGEVYDITPQTLDILDNYEGEWYFREEIELEAGIEALIYFLKKIPAIDYDMIPNGNWTK, translated from the coding sequence ATGTACATCTTCGTCTACGGCACCCTTAAAAAAGGAGATCCGAACCACCGGTTATTGGATGGTTCCAAATATATCTGCACAACAAGGACAATCGAAAAATACACCATGCTTGATCTTGGACTTTTCCCGGGCGTCCTGAAAGATGAAAAATCATCGCAATCATCACCATCATTCATACATGGTGAGGTCTACGATATAACTCCACAGACCCTTGATATACTGGATAATTACGAAGGCGAATGGTACTTCAGGGAAGAAATAGAACTTGAAGCGGGGATTGAAGCACTTATCTATTTCCTTAAAAAAATACCGGCAATCGACTACGACATGATCCCAAACGGCAACTGGACAAAATAA
- a CDS encoding TatD family nuclease-associated radical SAM protein encodes MPDTDNSIPMLKDTICYEAYGNLYLNITNQCSANCVFCIRDICDGVYGYNLRLSREPSEEEIIKELESLDLTKYHEIVFTGFGEPTCRFDTVLHITNWLHKKGSLVRLDTNGHAALMNPGRDVVTELKEAGLDAVSVSLNAESEEKYNQLCKPVFEGSYRALLDFTKKAIDVGIKTRMTVVSQPDIDTNECERIATELGASFRIR; translated from the coding sequence ATGCCAGACACTGACAACAGTATTCCTATGCTCAAGGATACGATTTGCTATGAAGCATATGGTAACCTCTATCTGAACATAACAAACCAATGCAGTGCCAATTGTGTATTTTGTATTCGCGACATCTGCGACGGAGTTTACGGTTACAATCTTCGTCTTTCAAGAGAGCCCTCTGAAGAAGAGATTATAAAAGAGCTTGAAAGTCTTGACCTTACTAAATATCATGAGATCGTTTTTACCGGCTTTGGCGAACCGACATGCAGATTTGATACTGTACTTCACATAACCAACTGGCTGCACAAAAAAGGAAGCCTTGTCAGGCTGGATACCAACGGCCACGCAGCACTCATGAACCCTGGCAGGGATGTTGTCACAGAACTAAAAGAAGCCGGACTTGATGCAGTTTCTGTTAGTCTTAACGCCGAATCTGAAGAAAAATACAACCAATTGTGCAAACCTGTCTTTGAAGGTTCATACCGGGCACTTCTGGACTTTACAAAAAAAGCGATTGATGTGGGTATCAAGACCCGTATGACCGTTGTCAGCCAACCGGATATTGACACCAATGAATGTGAGAGAATAGCAACTGAACTTGGAGCTTCCTTCAGAATAAGGTAA